From a single Nostoc edaphicum CCNP1411 genomic region:
- a CDS encoding DUF5331 domain-containing protein codes for MAFFNSFTDSIKQKWLQFFQNNRDWITLHMQVESVYTPDGGKRPPSYLILGVLNALEPKLAQLMLPFAKLNPDADTLIDVLDLHFDPDLALGNRFVVNPDVERYVEEAAAVIDEKPEDETLTHSHTNGFAAVAVVQEFTMVDSEDESLGISELEETEDGFGDISLTNGHSSKDESLQTSSLEADEFGEIAFDSTAAMEVKLDEDEELEDSSLDENAFKDVLSDVWGDETALQKAEESNDFLGEELPAGVFDESEIARLFPNA; via the coding sequence ATGGCATTCTTTAACAGCTTTACGGATTCAATAAAGCAAAAGTGGTTGCAATTTTTCCAGAATAATCGAGACTGGATTACCCTGCACATGCAAGTGGAATCAGTGTACACCCCTGATGGCGGGAAGCGACCACCTTCTTACCTCATCCTGGGAGTTCTTAACGCCCTAGAACCAAAACTAGCGCAGTTAATGTTGCCCTTTGCCAAACTTAATCCTGACGCCGATACCCTAATTGACGTGCTGGATTTGCATTTTGACCCAGATTTAGCTCTCGGTAATCGCTTCGTCGTCAACCCAGATGTCGAGAGATACGTAGAAGAAGCAGCAGCTGTCATTGACGAAAAGCCTGAAGATGAAACATTGACACATTCTCATACAAATGGCTTTGCGGCGGTGGCGGTAGTTCAAGAGTTCACAATGGTGGATTCTGAGGATGAAAGCCTGGGGATCAGCGAGTTGGAGGAAACCGAAGATGGCTTTGGCGATATTTCCTTGACCAACGGACACAGTTCAAAAGATGAGTCTCTCCAAACCTCTAGTTTAGAAGCAGATGAGTTTGGGGAAATTGCCTTCGATTCAACAGCTGCGATGGAAGTAAAGCTGGATGAAGACGAGGAACTTGAAGATAGTTCACTAGATGAGAATGCGTTTAAAGACGTGTTATCAGATGTCTGGGGTGATGAAACAGCTTTACAAAAGGCTGAAGAAAGTAACGATTTTTTGGGGGAAGAACTGCCAGCAGGCGTTTTTGATGAATCAGAAATTGCCCGCCTCTTCCCCAACGCTTAA
- the bchL gene encoding ferredoxin:protochlorophyllide reductase (ATP-dependent) iron-sulfur ATP-binding protein, producing the protein MKLAVYGKGGIGKSTTSCNISVALAKRGKKVLQIGCDPKHDSTFTLTGFLIPTIIDTLQEKDYHYEDVWPEDVIYKGYGGVDCVEAGGPPAGAGCGGYVVGETVKLLKELNAFDEYDVILFDVLGDVVCGGFAAPLNYADYCLIVTDNGFDALFAANRIAASVREKARTHPLRLAGLIGNRTSKRDLIEKYIEAVPMPVLEVLPLIEDIRVSRVKGKTLFEMAEQDPSLDYVCDYYLNIADQILARPEGVVPNDTPDRELFSLLSDFYLNPGKPQVPNSEEELDLMIV; encoded by the coding sequence GTGAAACTAGCAGTCTACGGAAAAGGTGGTATCGGTAAATCCACAACTAGCTGTAACATATCAGTCGCCCTAGCTAAACGTGGCAAGAAAGTGCTGCAAATTGGTTGCGACCCCAAACATGACAGTACCTTTACCCTGACTGGGTTTTTGATTCCGACAATTATCGACACCCTCCAAGAGAAGGATTATCACTACGAGGATGTCTGGCCGGAGGATGTGATTTATAAAGGCTACGGCGGTGTTGATTGCGTAGAAGCTGGTGGCCCACCTGCGGGTGCTGGATGTGGCGGCTACGTAGTGGGCGAAACCGTAAAATTACTTAAAGAACTCAACGCCTTTGATGAGTACGATGTAATTCTTTTTGACGTTCTGGGTGACGTAGTTTGTGGTGGTTTTGCAGCACCACTCAACTATGCAGATTACTGCCTGATTGTTACAGACAACGGCTTTGATGCTTTGTTTGCGGCTAATCGGATTGCTGCTTCAGTCCGCGAAAAAGCCCGAACTCATCCACTGCGTTTAGCTGGGTTAATTGGCAACCGCACCTCCAAGCGCGACTTGATTGAAAAATATATAGAAGCTGTGCCAATGCCAGTTTTGGAAGTTTTACCTTTAATTGAAGATATCCGTGTTTCCCGTGTGAAAGGTAAGACTTTATTTGAAATGGCAGAGCAAGATCCTTCCCTAGACTACGTTTGCGACTACTATCTCAACATCGCCGACCAAATTCTAGCGCGTCCCGAAGGTGTTGTACCGAATGACACACCAGATCGGGAGTTGTTCTCTTTGTTGTCCGATTTTTATCTAAATCCGGGTAAACCCCAGGTTCCTAATTCAGAAGAGGAACTAGACTTGATGATTGTATAA
- a CDS encoding anti-sigma factor antagonist (This anti-anti-sigma factor, or anti-sigma factor antagonist, belongs to a family that includes characterized members SpoIIAA, RsbV, RsfA, and RsfB.), which yields MATKVQSFMTSQPTEVDFPVNSLNDTAIVQVPARLSVLEALGFKQTCQGLIQTNSHPKQIIIDFHQTTFMDSSGLGALVSNFKYAQTKGITLTLRNVTPQVMAVLKLTGLDQVFPLELVDDGSLIKQEDLVDNRKTTSRKVEQLPTTHPSVASWMKRLLDIVGSVVGLLITGVLFIPIAIAIQINDPGPIFFSQTRCGWMGKRFQIWKFRSMCVDAEAKKSQVKNQVQGAFFKNDNDPRITKVGRFLRRTSLDELPQFWNVLKGQMSLVGTRPPTPDEVERYEVPEWQRLDVKPGMTGEWQVNGRSTVRSFEDVIRLDLQYQKNWSLVYDLKLIFKTIAILFNRNSGAV from the coding sequence ATGGCAACGAAAGTGCAAAGCTTCATGACTAGCCAACCGACAGAGGTCGATTTTCCAGTTAATTCCCTAAACGACACGGCTATAGTGCAGGTGCCCGCGCGGTTGAGCGTGCTGGAGGCTTTAGGGTTTAAGCAAACCTGCCAAGGCTTAATCCAGACCAATTCACATCCCAAGCAAATCATCATTGATTTTCACCAAACTACTTTTATGGATAGTAGTGGTTTAGGTGCCCTGGTCAGTAATTTTAAATACGCCCAGACCAAAGGGATTACATTAACACTGCGGAATGTAACACCTCAAGTAATGGCAGTCCTAAAACTTACCGGATTGGATCAAGTTTTTCCCCTAGAACTTGTGGACGATGGGTCGTTAATCAAACAAGAAGACTTAGTAGATAACCGGAAAACAACTTCCCGTAAAGTAGAGCAGTTACCCACTACTCACCCTTCTGTGGCATCTTGGATGAAACGGTTATTAGACATTGTGGGATCTGTGGTCGGTTTATTAATTACAGGAGTTTTGTTTATTCCGATTGCGATCGCTATTCAAATTAATGATCCCGGCCCAATTTTCTTTAGTCAAACCCGCTGTGGTTGGATGGGTAAGCGGTTTCAGATTTGGAAATTCCGCTCCATGTGTGTGGATGCGGAAGCGAAGAAATCCCAAGTCAAAAACCAAGTGCAAGGTGCTTTTTTCAAGAATGATAATGATCCCAGAATTACCAAAGTAGGGCGTTTTTTACGGCGAACTAGTCTTGATGAACTGCCACAATTTTGGAACGTCCTCAAAGGACAAATGAGTTTAGTAGGTACTCGACCACCTACACCCGATGAAGTAGAACGCTACGAAGTACCAGAGTGGCAACGTTTAGATGTTAAACCTGGTATGACTGGGGAATGGCAGGTAAATGGACGTTCTACAGTCCGTAGTTTTGAAGATGTAATTCGCCTAGATTTGCAGTATCAAAAAAATTGGAGTTTGGTGTACGATTTAAAGCTAATTTTCAAAACTATAGCTATTCTGTTTAATAGAAACAGTGGTGCTGTTTAG
- a CDS encoding 7-carboxy-7-deazaguanine synthase QueE, protein MIAKNTVTPTARLVEVFSAIQGEGLNVGTRQIFIRFALCDLRCHFCDSAHTWNAPATCRIERSPGLRDFEIHSNPVPLPILIEWVEQQNLPCLHDSISLTGGEPLLHASFLTQFLPQVRAITGLPIYLETGGHRPEQLAMILPYLDSVGMDFKLPSVSGESHWQEHSKFLQLCYDSYLNVFVKIIVSQNTDPAELERSASLVAEVSPDISVFLQPVTPLAVSEQFSPISMLAPSSDQVLTWQALMKGFVRHVRVIPQTHKMLNQL, encoded by the coding sequence ATGATTGCTAAAAATACGGTTACACCTACCGCACGCCTGGTTGAGGTCTTTTCTGCCATTCAAGGGGAAGGACTGAATGTAGGGACGCGTCAGATATTTATTCGTTTTGCTTTGTGTGATTTGCGCTGTCACTTTTGTGATAGTGCCCACACTTGGAATGCACCTGCAACTTGTCGGATAGAGCGATCGCCTGGATTGCGCGACTTTGAAATCCACTCTAACCCTGTCCCATTACCCATCTTAATCGAATGGGTGGAACAGCAAAATCTACCTTGTCTACACGATAGCATTAGCTTAACTGGAGGCGAACCACTTCTTCATGCCTCATTTCTAACGCAGTTTCTACCTCAAGTGCGAGCCATAACTGGTCTACCTATATACTTAGAAACTGGCGGACATCGCCCAGAACAACTAGCAATGATTCTCCCCTACTTAGACTCTGTAGGTATGGATTTCAAATTGCCCAGTGTTAGCGGCGAAAGTCATTGGCAAGAACATAGTAAATTTCTCCAGTTATGTTATGACTCATATTTAAATGTTTTTGTCAAGATAATTGTGTCTCAAAACACAGATCCCGCCGAGTTAGAACGTTCAGCTTCCTTGGTGGCAGAGGTTAGTCCAGATATCTCAGTATTTTTACAACCTGTTACGCCTTTGGCAGTATCTGAACAATTTTCCCCAATATCGATGCTTGCGCCTTCGAGCGATCAAGTTTTGACGTGGCAAGCTTTGATGAAGGGCTTTGTCAGGCATGTGCGTGTAATACCCCAGACGCATAAAATGCTGAACCAACTGTAA
- a CDS encoding NAD(P)/FAD-dependent oxidoreductase: MLPLQIVVIGGGAAGFFGAIACAKANPEAEVTLLEASRQPLAKVLISGGGRCNVTHACFDPEELVQNYPRGAKALRGALTRFGPQDTVAWFAASGVYLKTEADGRMFPVTNTSETIVECLIKSVAKAGVKLRIGTHVTSVKRTSADGGFDILLKSGETIKCDRLLLATGSSLAGYKIVRELGHQIEPPVPSLFTFNIVDPKLRDLAGVSVNPAQLRLSAGGKSKLQQTGPLLITHWGLSGPAVLKLSAWGARVLHESRYQATLLINWLPDLQQEQVREKVLAVKDEWGKKAIALHRGVELPHRLWQYIIARVGITTEDRWAEISSKTLNQLVQELTQGQYLINGKGAFKEEFVTCGGVNLKEVNFKTMESRLVPGLYFAGEILDIDGVTGGFNFQSAWTTGYLAGIAMATSD; the protein is encoded by the coding sequence TTGCTACCGTTACAAATTGTAGTTATTGGGGGTGGGGCTGCGGGATTTTTTGGCGCGATCGCTTGTGCTAAAGCTAATCCTGAAGCCGAAGTTACTTTACTCGAAGCCAGTCGCCAACCTCTAGCGAAAGTGCTAATTTCTGGTGGCGGACGCTGCAACGTAACTCACGCTTGCTTTGATCCGGAGGAATTAGTGCAAAATTACCCCAGAGGTGCAAAAGCTTTGCGGGGTGCTTTGACTCGGTTTGGGCCTCAAGACACAGTAGCTTGGTTTGCTGCTAGTGGAGTCTATCTAAAAACGGAAGCCGATGGCCGGATGTTTCCTGTCACCAATACTTCAGAAACCATTGTGGAATGTCTGATTAAATCGGTGGCGAAAGCTGGCGTAAAACTCCGTATCGGTACACATGTAACTTCGGTGAAACGAACCTCAGCAGATGGGGGTTTTGATATTCTTTTGAAATCGGGAGAGACGATTAAATGCGATCGCCTACTTCTGGCAACCGGCAGTAGCCTTGCGGGTTATAAAATTGTCCGAGAATTAGGTCATCAAATTGAACCGCCAGTACCCTCGTTATTTACCTTCAATATTGTCGATCCAAAGCTGCGGGATTTAGCTGGAGTTAGCGTTAACCCTGCCCAATTGCGGTTATCTGCGGGCGGAAAATCCAAATTACAACAAACTGGGCCATTGCTAATTACCCACTGGGGTTTGAGTGGCCCCGCTGTTTTGAAACTTTCTGCTTGGGGTGCAAGAGTCCTGCACGAAAGCCGCTATCAAGCCACATTATTGATTAATTGGCTACCTGATTTGCAACAAGAACAAGTGCGAGAAAAAGTTTTAGCAGTTAAGGATGAATGGGGAAAGAAAGCGATCGCATTGCATCGCGGCGTTGAGTTACCCCATCGTCTCTGGCAATATATCATTGCCCGTGTAGGCATTACTACAGAAGACCGTTGGGCAGAAATATCTAGTAAAACCTTAAATCAACTGGTGCAAGAACTTACTCAGGGACAATACTTAATCAATGGCAAAGGAGCCTTTAAAGAAGAATTTGTTACCTGTGGCGGCGTCAACCTCAAAGAAGTCAACTTCAAGACAATGGAAAGTAGGTTAGTTCCTGGTCTTTATTTTGCCGGAGAAATCTTAGATATTGATGGCGTCACCGGCGGGTTTAACTTCCAAAGTGCTTGGACAACCGGTTATTTAGCAGGAATAGCAATGGCGACTAGCGACTAG
- a CDS encoding TIGR02450 family Trp-rich protein: MTKKQKFPYLVGSKWTAQQKVDGWRHFQVVNRKNQAKWVYAEMVSACDPKVRFWINAKLLQDNSQWQAGWQTLQEIHGVENEVS; encoded by the coding sequence ATGACTAAAAAACAAAAATTTCCTTACCTAGTTGGTTCTAAGTGGACAGCACAGCAAAAAGTTGATGGCTGGCGGCACTTCCAAGTAGTAAATCGTAAAAATCAGGCTAAGTGGGTTTACGCCGAAATGGTTTCTGCTTGTGATCCTAAAGTCCGTTTCTGGATAAATGCCAAATTATTACAAGATAACTCCCAGTGGCAAGCTGGCTGGCAAACATTACAGGAAATCCACGGAGTTGAAAATGAGGTGTCCTGA
- the rd gene encoding rubredoxin, whose protein sequence is MTKYLCTVCGYEYDPEVGDPDSEIAPGTMFEDIPDDWSCPVCGATKEEFELVEE, encoded by the coding sequence ATGACAAAGTATCTATGTACTGTTTGCGGCTATGAATATGATCCAGAAGTAGGCGATCCAGATAGTGAGATAGCACCGGGAACAATGTTTGAAGATATACCAGATGATTGGTCATGCCCCGTTTGCGGTGCCACAAAAGAGGAATTTGAACTAGTTGAAGAGTGA
- a CDS encoding SRPBCC family protein has translation MSASYISDSIIAGSDMAWNQDKQKLLVQGEIFVETRSHKMCGGAVTAWMYLPMVRSHVWQQLTDYPRWVQYFPDITQSEVLHKGEVKRLYQAAQKAFFFFTAQVEIYLNVVEVLGQQIQFRMEKGTFEDFNANLELKDCGNGTILAYTVQATPLIPIPSIFIQQAMNLELPANMRKMRQVICKG, from the coding sequence ATGTCTGCGTCTTATATATCAGACTCAATTATTGCAGGTTCAGATATGGCTTGGAATCAAGACAAGCAAAAATTGCTGGTACAGGGTGAAATTTTTGTAGAAACGCGATCGCACAAGATGTGTGGTGGTGCGGTGACTGCCTGGATGTATTTGCCGATGGTGCGATCGCACGTTTGGCAGCAATTAACTGATTACCCCCGCTGGGTACAATATTTTCCCGATATCACCCAGAGCGAGGTATTACATAAAGGTGAAGTCAAACGTCTGTATCAAGCAGCACAAAAAGCCTTCTTCTTTTTCACAGCTCAAGTAGAAATTTACCTCAACGTTGTAGAAGTGCTGGGGCAGCAAATTCAATTTCGCATGGAAAAAGGGACTTTTGAGGACTTTAACGCCAATTTAGAACTCAAAGATTGTGGTAATGGCACAATACTTGCTTACACTGTCCAAGCTACGCCTCTAATTCCAATTCCATCAATTTTCATTCAACAAGCAATGAATTTAGAGTTGCCTGCAAATATGCGTAAAATGCGACAAGTTATTTGTAAGGGTTAA
- the clpB gene encoding ATP-dependent chaperone ClpB, with amino-acid sequence MQPTNPNQFTEKAWEAITHTPDIVKQYQQQQIESEHLMKALLEQDGLATGILTKAGVNLQKLRDRTEQFFKRQPKVSGSSSSVYLGRSLDTLLDRADGYRKEFQDEYISIEHLLLAYAKDDRFGKALFQEFGLDEGKLKNIIKQIRGSQKVTDQNPEGKYEALEKYGRDLTEAARKGQLDPVIGRDDEIRRTVQILSRRTKNNPVLIGEPGVGKTAIAEGLAQRIIAGDVPQSLKDRKLISLDMGALIAGAKFRGEFEERLKAVLKEVTESGGNIVLFIDEIHTVVGAGATQGAMDAGNLLKPMLARGELRCIGATTLDEYRKHIEKDAALERRFQQVYVDQPSVEDSISILRGLRERYENHHGVKISDSALVAAAVLSSRYISDRFLPDKAIDLVDEAAARLKMEITSKPEELDEIDRKILQLEMEKLSLQKESDAASRERLERLEKEIADFKEEQRTLNTQWQSEKDIIDKIQSVKKEIERVNLEIQQAERDYDLNRAAELKYGNLTSLHRQLETVESELASTQKSGKSLLREEVTEADIAEIISKWTGIPISKLVESEKDKLLHLEDELHHRVIGQEEAVTAVADAIQRSRAGLADPNRPIASFIFLGPTGVGKTELAKALAAYMFDSEDALVRIDMSEYMEKHAVSRLIGAPPGYVGYEEGGQLTEAIRRRPYSVILFDEIEKAHPDVFNIFLQILDDGRVTDAQGHKVDFKNAIIIMTSNIGSQYILDVAGDNAHYDEMRRRVMEAMRNSFRPEFLNRIDEIIIFHGLDKKELRQIVLLQVERLRQRLSDRKISLKLSDTALDFLAEVGYDPVYGARPLKRAIQRELETQIAKSILRGEFNDGDTIFVDVQNERLSFSRLPVEVFTS; translated from the coding sequence ATGCAACCTACTAATCCTAATCAATTTACAGAAAAAGCCTGGGAAGCGATCACCCATACCCCGGATATTGTTAAACAATATCAACAGCAGCAGATAGAAAGCGAACACCTGATGAAAGCGCTGCTAGAACAAGATGGTCTAGCAACAGGGATTCTCACAAAAGCGGGTGTTAACCTCCAAAAACTGCGCGATCGCACTGAACAATTTTTTAAACGTCAACCGAAAGTATCTGGTAGCAGCAGTTCTGTCTACTTGGGACGCAGCTTGGATACGCTTTTAGACCGAGCGGATGGGTATCGCAAGGAGTTTCAAGACGAATATATTTCAATTGAACACTTATTGCTGGCTTACGCTAAAGATGACCGCTTTGGCAAAGCTTTATTCCAAGAATTCGGTTTAGACGAAGGCAAGCTAAAAAATATTATTAAACAAATTCGTGGGAGCCAAAAAGTGACCGACCAAAATCCAGAAGGCAAATACGAAGCACTGGAAAAATACGGGCGTGACCTCACCGAAGCTGCACGTAAAGGTCAACTCGATCCAGTGATTGGACGGGATGATGAGATTCGTCGCACTGTCCAAATTCTCTCTCGCCGCACCAAAAATAACCCTGTGCTAATTGGTGAACCGGGTGTTGGTAAAACTGCGATCGCTGAAGGATTAGCACAACGCATTATCGCAGGTGATGTACCCCAATCCCTCAAAGACCGCAAGCTGATTTCTTTAGATATGGGTGCTTTGATTGCGGGGGCAAAATTCCGGGGTGAATTTGAAGAACGCCTGAAAGCAGTATTAAAAGAAGTTACTGAATCTGGCGGCAATATTGTTTTATTTATTGATGAAATTCACACCGTTGTCGGCGCTGGTGCAACCCAAGGCGCGATGGATGCGGGTAACTTGTTAAAACCAATGTTGGCGCGGGGCGAATTGCGCTGTATTGGGGCGACAACTCTAGATGAATACCGCAAACATATCGAAAAAGATGCCGCACTAGAAAGACGCTTCCAACAGGTTTATGTCGATCAGCCCAGTGTAGAAGATAGCATTTCGATTTTGCGCGGGTTGAGAGAACGTTATGAAAACCACCACGGGGTGAAGATTTCTGATAGTGCTTTAGTTGCCGCCGCCGTATTGTCGAGTCGTTATATTAGCGATCGCTTCCTCCCCGATAAAGCCATTGATTTGGTAGACGAAGCCGCCGCGAGATTAAAAATGGAGATAACCTCCAAACCAGAAGAACTCGACGAAATTGATCGCAAGATTCTGCAATTGGAAATGGAGAAGCTATCGCTGCAAAAAGAAAGCGATGCAGCTTCTCGTGAACGTCTAGAAAGACTCGAAAAAGAAATTGCTGATTTCAAAGAAGAACAAAGAACGCTGAATACTCAATGGCAATCTGAAAAAGATATCATCGACAAAATTCAGTCTGTTAAAAAAGAGATTGAACGAGTCAACTTAGAGATTCAGCAAGCAGAACGCGACTACGACCTTAACCGCGCTGCGGAGTTAAAATACGGCAATTTAACCAGTTTGCATCGTCAATTGGAAACAGTAGAATCTGAATTGGCAAGCACTCAAAAAAGTGGTAAATCATTATTACGCGAAGAAGTCACAGAAGCTGATATTGCCGAAATTATTTCTAAATGGACAGGAATTCCCATCAGCAAGTTGGTGGAATCTGAGAAAGATAAACTGCTGCATTTAGAAGATGAACTGCATCACCGCGTGATTGGACAAGAAGAAGCAGTCACAGCTGTAGCGGATGCAATTCAGCGATCGCGCGCTGGACTAGCTGATCCTAATCGTCCCATCGCTAGCTTTATTTTTCTTGGCCCTACGGGTGTAGGTAAAACCGAGTTGGCGAAAGCGCTGGCGGCGTATATGTTCGACAGTGAAGATGCGCTGGTGCGAATCGATATGTCTGAATATATGGAGAAACACGCCGTCTCCCGCTTAATCGGTGCGCCTCCAGGATATGTGGGTTATGAAGAAGGCGGACAGCTTACAGAAGCGATTCGCCGCCGTCCTTACTCAGTGATTCTCTTCGACGAAATCGAGAAAGCACACCCCGATGTCTTCAATATCTTCTTGCAAATTCTCGATGATGGTCGCGTCACTGATGCCCAAGGTCATAAAGTGGACTTTAAGAACGCTATTATCATCATGACCAGCAACATCGGTTCGCAGTACATTCTTGATGTCGCCGGGGATAACGCCCACTACGACGAAATGCGCCGTAGAGTAATGGAAGCAATGCGAAATAGTTTCCGTCCAGAATTCCTGAACCGGATTGACGAAATCATCATCTTCCACGGTTTAGACAAGAAGGAATTGCGGCAAATTGTGCTACTGCAAGTGGAGAGATTGCGCCAAAGATTGAGCGATCGCAAAATATCCCTGAAACTCTCGGATACTGCACTTGACTTTTTAGCAGAAGTAGGATACGACCCCGTGTATGGGGCGCGTCCACTGAAGCGAGCAATTCAGCGAGAGTTGGAAACTCAAATTGCTAAATCCATCTTGCGCGGTGAATTCAACGACGGCGACACCATTTTTGTAGATGTGCAAAATGAGCGTCTTTCTTTTAGTCGCTTACCTGTCGAGGTATTTACTAGCTAA
- the lpxD gene encoding UDP-3-O-(3-hydroxymyristoyl)glucosamine N-acyltransferase produces the protein MKFSEILRQFGDAATNNSLTSNPDQDPEITGVAAIDEASIGTLCYVEGAKFKSFVGNTNASALILPQDEKLQALAQERGIVWLATPDPRLLFAKAIALFYQPYRPTPEIHPTAVIHSTAKVGSDVYIGPHAVIQQGVEIGNGAIIHPNVVIYPDVKIGDRTTLHANCTIHERTRIGADCVIHSGAVIGAEGFGFVPTRAGWFKMEQSGCTVLEDGVEVGCNTAIDRPAVGETRIGRSTVIDNLVQIGHGCQIGSGCAIAGQAGMAGGVKLGNRVILAGQTGIANQVKMGDGAIASAQTGIHSDVAPGEIVCGTPAIPHKLYLKVSAVYSRLPDMYQSLKQLQRKFKNSND, from the coding sequence ATGAAATTCAGCGAAATCCTCCGTCAGTTTGGTGATGCGGCCACCAATAATAGCCTGACTAGCAACCCAGACCAAGACCCAGAAATTACAGGGGTAGCAGCCATTGATGAAGCTAGCATCGGTACTCTCTGTTACGTAGAAGGTGCAAAATTTAAATCTTTTGTCGGCAATACCAATGCTAGTGCTTTAATTTTGCCCCAGGATGAAAAATTACAGGCGCTTGCACAAGAGAGGGGTATTGTTTGGCTAGCAACCCCAGATCCGCGATTATTGTTTGCCAAAGCGATCGCACTTTTTTACCAACCATATCGCCCTACCCCAGAAATTCATCCCACAGCTGTGATTCACTCCACCGCAAAAGTTGGTAGTGATGTTTATATTGGCCCCCATGCTGTGATTCAACAAGGGGTAGAAATTGGTAATGGCGCAATCATTCATCCCAATGTAGTGATTTATCCAGATGTCAAAATAGGCGATCGCACCACCTTACACGCCAACTGTACCATCCACGAACGCACCCGCATCGGTGCAGATTGCGTCATTCACAGTGGTGCTGTCATTGGTGCAGAAGGCTTTGGTTTTGTTCCTACCCGTGCTGGTTGGTTCAAAATGGAACAATCAGGCTGTACAGTCTTAGAAGATGGTGTGGAAGTTGGCTGCAACACCGCCATTGACCGCCCAGCCGTCGGAGAAACACGGATAGGTCGCAGTACAGTAATTGATAACTTAGTCCAAATAGGTCATGGTTGCCAAATTGGTTCTGGCTGTGCGATCGCAGGTCAGGCTGGGATGGCGGGAGGTGTTAAACTAGGAAATCGCGTTATTTTAGCTGGACAAACAGGCATAGCCAATCAAGTGAAGATGGGAGATGGGGCGATCGCATCTGCTCAAACTGGAATTCACAGCGATGTTGCACCAGGAGAAATTGTCTGCGGAACACCAGCCATTCCTCACAAACTATATCTCAAGGTATCTGCTGTTTATAGTCGCCTGCCAGATATGTATCAATCGCTAAAACAGTTGCAACGTAAATTCAAAAATAGCAATGATTAA